A window of the Salvelinus alpinus chromosome 3, SLU_Salpinus.1, whole genome shotgun sequence genome harbors these coding sequences:
- the birc5a gene encoding baculoviral IAP repeat-containing protein 5a isoform X2, protein MDPFSEDHTKMYFYETRLNTYVGWPFEEGCACTPENMAKAGFIHTPTENSPDIAKCFFCLKELEGWEPDDDPEKEHKSHSPSCNFISLKKSVNDLTVEEFLKLQKEKQKFHIVS, encoded by the exons ATGGATCCCTTTAGTGAAGACCATACGAAAATGTACTTTTATGAAACCAGATTGAATACCTACGTGGGGTGGCCGTTCGAAGAGGGCTGTGCTTGCACTCCAGAGAAC ATGGCCAAAGCTGGATTCATCCACACACCAACAGAGAACAGCCCGGACATAGCCAAGTGTTTCTTCTGTCTCAAAGAACTGGAGGGCTGGGAGCCAGATGATGACCCAGA GAAGGAGCATAAGTCTCATTCACCCAGCTGCAACTTCATCTCCCTGAAGAAGAGTGTGAATGACCTGACTGTGGAAGAGTTCCTCAAACTCCAGAAAGAGAAGCAGAAATTCCACATTGTAAGTTGA
- the birc5a gene encoding baculoviral IAP repeat-containing protein 5a isoform X1 yields the protein MDPFSEDHTKMYFYETRLNTYVGWPFEEGCACTPENMAKAGFIHTPTENSPDIAKCFFCLKELEGWEPDDDPEKEHKSHSPSCNFISLKKSVNDLTVEEFLKLQKEKQKFHIKKYCNEAITKFEEAAKSRRGEIIKTAMDEE from the exons ATGGATCCCTTTAGTGAAGACCATACGAAAATGTACTTTTATGAAACCAGATTGAATACCTACGTGGGGTGGCCGTTCGAAGAGGGCTGTGCTTGCACTCCAGAGAAC ATGGCCAAAGCTGGATTCATCCACACACCAACAGAGAACAGCCCGGACATAGCCAAGTGTTTCTTCTGTCTCAAAGAACTGGAGGGCTGGGAGCCAGATGATGACCCAGA GAAGGAGCATAAGTCTCATTCACCCAGCTGCAACTTCATCTCCCTGAAGAAGAGTGTGAATGACCTGACTGTGGAAGAGTTCCTCAAACTCCAGAAAGAGAAGCAGAAATTCCACATT AAAAAGTATTGCAATGAGGCCATCACTAAGTTTGAGGAGGCGGCAAAAAGCAGAAGAGGTGAGATCATCAAGACTGCCATGGATGAAGAGTGA